TTGGGAAACGTGAAGGATTTTCAGTCTCCCGAGCGCAGGATCGCCACGGAATATGATGAGGCTGATTTTGCGGCAATCGGCAGGGCAATCGGCTGTAAGGGTTTGAAAATTGCGCATCCGAATGAATTACTGCCTGCTTTGAAAGCCGCTATCCAGAGCGAGCGTCCGGCTGTTATCGATGTAACGACCAGTAAAGAAGCTCATTTCAAACTGATGATGTAACGGAATTTAGGTGCTGCCGAAAGGGCGATGCGGAGGTGGGCTATGAAATTCAAAGAGATCGAGAAGAGAGGCAATGCACTGAGCAAGATGCCGGTCAAGCATATACCGAAGGATGTGATGAATCGGGTTAATGAGGAAATCAGGCAGAAGACCAAGAAATCCAAGCGCATGTTCGAGGCGGCGAAAAAGGTGATTCCCGGCGGTTGCGAACACATGTTGTCGCATACCACGCCGTACCCGGTTTTTATCGAGAGAGGGGATGGCGCATATCTCGTTGACGTCGACGGTAACCGGTATATCGACTATTTAAATGCCGGCGGGCCTGTTTTGCTTGGACACAACCCTCCCGAACTGATCGAGAAAATGGTTGAGGTGATGCGGAACAAAGGCGCGCTCCACGGGCTGTGCGACGAGTACGAGACGCTGGCGGCCGAGAAGATCATTCAGCACATGCCTTCGGTGGAAAAGGTGCGCTTCCTGCAATCGGGCACGGAGGCCGATATGGCGGCCATCCGTCTTGCCAGGGTGTATACCGGCAAGAAGAAGATCATCAAATTCTGCGGCACGTATCACGGGTGGTCGGATCAGTTGGTCGTCGACCTCTGGGTTCCGCACAGCGGCCGTTTCATGGCGAACGGGATACCGGAAGAAGTTGCCGCGAACACGGTGATCGTTCCGCAGAACGATCTTGCGGCTCTGGAACGAGCAATTGAAGCACACGAGAAAGATGGGGGAGTGGCGGCGGTCCTCGTTGAGCCGCTGGGAGCGGAGTCGGGGACAATGCCGCTTGCAGAGGATTTCCATAAGGGCCTTCGCGAGATCACGCGGAAACATAACATCGCTCTTATTTTCGATGAAGTGGTAACGGGCTTCAGGGTGGCCATGGGCGGCGCGCAGGAGTATTTCGGCATCGACCCGGAACTGACGGTCCTGGGCAAAATCATGGGGGGCACGTTTCCTTCGAGCGGCGCGTTGGCGGGCAAAGCCGAGATCATGGACATACTGAATTCCGGCATCCTTTCGGGCGGGGGCCCATCCTGTTTTGTGGCCGGGACGATCGCCGGCAATCTGCTTTCATGCGCGGCCACGTATCAGGCGATCTGCGAGATTGAGAGGACCAACGCAATTGAGCGGGCGGCGGCGACAACCGACCGATTGGTGAAAGAATTGAATGAATTGTTCGAGGATCGGAACTATCCGTTCTTCGCATACAATTTCGCTTCGATCCTGCATATCGAGATGACCGGCGGATTGCACATCGATATAAACAGCGATGACGGTCTGCCGCAGATTTTTGAGCGGAAAACGGCGATGACGGACTACCAGACGTTTTTGCGCAATGAAGGGCTCATGACGTTAATGGGAAAGGGATTCGTCACGAGCGCTCACGGAGACGCGGAAGTGAAGAAGAGCGTGGACGCTTACAACAGGCTGCTGGACGCGCTGTAAGTTTGGCGCCTTTTCAGAATTTGATGGCGCCGCCGCAAATGCTGATCGTCTGACCGGTCACATAATCTGCGAGGTCGGTGCAGAGGAAATCGACGGCGACCTTTGCGCAGTCGTCCTCGGTGCCGAGGCGACCGAGGGGAACCTGTGCGAGAACGTTCTGGCGTATTGCATCATGCTTGAACGCGATCTCGCGGAGGCGCGCGGTTTCTATATAAGCCGGCGCGATGCAATTAACCGTAATGTTGTATGGCCCGAGTTCCTGCGCAAGATAGCTGGTGTAGCGGATGATTCCCGCTTTCGCGGCTCCGTAGGAGGCGTAGACCCCGCCGGGCTGGGCCTGAAGGCCGGCCTGCGAAGCGACGTTGATGATCTTGCCTGACCGCTGTTCCTTCATTGGAACGCTTGCGGCCTGACTGCAGTAAATGGTTCCCATCAGGTTTCGGTCGATCGTGGCCCGTAAATCGGTTTCCGACACGCTCGATGCGAAACTCTCGAAGACCTGCCCCGCCAATCCGCCTGCGTTATTGATCAGGATATCGATGCGTCCGAATTCGGCGATCACCTTAGCGACCATCCTCTCGACGGCCGTTTTGTCGCCGACGTTGCATTCGATGCCGAGGGAGCGGACCTTATAGGCCTCGATCTCGGCCATCACGCTTTCGGCGGTAAGTTCCTCGCCGAATTCTCGGGCCGAATCAAGGTTGACATCGTTGATGACGACATCGGCTCCGAACATAGCCAGGCGCAGGGCGTATCTGCGTCCCAGGCCTCTGGCGGCGCCGGTGACGAGGGCGACTTTTCCCTTCAATTTTCTCAGATCGATGGAACCCATTCTGCGCCTCCGGCTATGCCAAGTTGTTATTTGATCCCGCAGAGGACCCTGGCGAGATTCTTTTTTTGTTCGAGGTTCCCTTGCCGATAAATCATGACGCGCTGCGCCTGAGGGGAGCCGGCCCCATGCATCGATTCGACGAGCGCGGTGCCGGCGGTCATATTCTCGATGAGGCGGCACACGCGGACGCGATCGTCTGCGGACGCGGGGCTCGAAGCGGCATAATGCTTGCGCAGCAGGTCTCCGATCTCCTCGTTTCGGAAATCTTTTTCGCTCGGGATCGTGGCGATGAGGCCGCCTGCGATATCATGCGAAAGCCTGCCGATCTCGTAGATGAGCCGTGTGACGTTGTGCTTGCAGATGTTCGCCAGCAGTGGGTCCACGAGGTATGAGCCCGATTTTGTTTGCGTTCCTTCGCAGGAACAAGCGATCGAGCAGCAATACAGGGTTTCCGTAAGATGCATCATTTCGACCAGCTTATCGCGCACGTGCGAGGCCTTCTCGACCCCATTCATTTCTGCGGCGAGAGCAGTCGCTCCAATGATGATGTCGCTGACGCCTCCCTTGCAGGCTCCGTAATTCTGGCGGTGGAATGCAGCGAACCTCTCGACCAGCATGCCGGCGAACTCATACTCGCCGCACATGAATACGCGCTCCCAGGGAACGAAAACGTCCTCGAGAATAACGATCGCTTCACCGCCCACAATGCCGAATGCGGGATTTCCCATATCAGTCCGCTCGTTAAAGAGCTTGCGGTAATCGTTTGCTTGACGGCCGAACACCATGGTAACGCCGGGGGCGTCCGCGGGGACGGCGCAGCAGACGGCGAAATCCTTATCCGGCTCACGAAGTGCTATGGTCGGCATCAGGAGAACCTCGTGAGAGTTGACCGCCCCCGTCTGATGCTGTTTCGAGCCGCGAATGACGATGCCATCCTTGCGTCGT
This Candidatus Abyssobacteria bacterium SURF_5 DNA region includes the following protein-coding sequences:
- a CDS encoding aminotransferase class III-fold pyridoxal phosphate-dependent enzyme, encoding MRRWAMKFKEIEKRGNALSKMPVKHIPKDVMNRVNEEIRQKTKKSKRMFEAAKKVIPGGCEHMLSHTTPYPVFIERGDGAYLVDVDGNRYIDYLNAGGPVLLGHNPPELIEKMVEVMRNKGALHGLCDEYETLAAEKIIQHMPSVEKVRFLQSGTEADMAAIRLARVYTGKKKIIKFCGTYHGWSDQLVVDLWVPHSGRFMANGIPEEVAANTVIVPQNDLAALERAIEAHEKDGGVAAVLVEPLGAESGTMPLAEDFHKGLREITRKHNIALIFDEVVTGFRVAMGGAQEYFGIDPELTVLGKIMGGTFPSSGALAGKAEIMDILNSGILSGGGPSCFVAGTIAGNLLSCAATYQAICEIERTNAIERAAATTDRLVKELNELFEDRNYPFFAYNFASILHIEMTGGLHIDINSDDGLPQIFERKTAMTDYQTFLRNEGLMTLMGKGFVTSAHGDAEVKKSVDAYNRLLDAL
- a CDS encoding 4-hydroxybutyryl-CoA dehydratase, which gives rise to MMTSKEYMESLRSMRTKVYAFGEKIEDVVSHPATAPHVRCAAMTYGLAHSADGKPLLTAQSHLTGDTINRFLHIHQSAADLITKVKMLRFLSQKTGSCYQRCVGFDGINAVYSTTYEIDSAKSTDYHQRFIEYLKQMQRKDLMICGAMTDSKGNRSLPPHQQPDPDVFVHVTERRKDGIVIRGSKQHQTGAVNSHEVLLMPTIALREPDKDFAVCCAVPADAPGVTMVFGRQANDYRKLFNERTDMGNPAFGIVGGEAIVILEDVFVPWERVFMCGEYEFAGMLVERFAAFHRQNYGACKGGVSDIIIGATALAAEMNGVEKASHVRDKLVEMMHLTETLYCCSIACSCEGTQTKSGSYLVDPLLANICKHNVTRLIYEIGRLSHDIAGGLIATIPSEKDFRNEEIGDLLRKHYAASSPASADDRVRVCRLIENMTAGTALVESMHGAGSPQAQRVMIYRQGNLEQKKNLARVLCGIK
- a CDS encoding SDR family oxidoreductase; translated protein: MGSIDLRKLKGKVALVTGAARGLGRRYALRLAMFGADVVINDVNLDSAREFGEELTAESVMAEIEAYKVRSLGIECNVGDKTAVERMVAKVIAEFGRIDILINNAGGLAGQVFESFASSVSETDLRATIDRNLMGTIYCSQAASVPMKEQRSGKIINVASQAGLQAQPGGVYASYGAAKAGIIRYTSYLAQELGPYNITVNCIAPAYIETARLREIAFKHDAIRQNVLAQVPLGRLGTEDDCAKVAVDFLCTDLADYVTGQTISICGGAIKF